Part of the Hemitrygon akajei chromosome 16, sHemAka1.3, whole genome shotgun sequence genome is shown below.
ATTATCTCATCATCACTGATCAAACTTTACTTAAATAATCAGAACTTGTCCAGTCCTTGGACTATTAAATGCTTTGTTTCATCCTACTGCCAATTTTTCGCTTAAGTAATTTGATCACTGTTTTGTCACAATGACAGACCATCACAATTAATCATGCTGTGCTAGATTACCTATCTCAATCATATCAAACAGTAACTATACAATTACTCATCTCTAACTTACTGATTATCAGCCCAGTTTAAATCTTAAAGGGTTAACTTTATGAAAATGCTTCCTGAAGTATTTACTTTCTTTTAACTGGCCAACTGAGAGTAAAGTCCAACTATCAGACTCCCACCCATGTTGAAATTATGCCGGCTCTGCTTCATTGAAGCTGCTCCGCATATTCCGATGGGAGGTATTAAAAGAAGCTCAGCTGCAGGTTGAAGCAGCAAGTTCAGTCTGTGATTATTGTTCTTTAAAGTAGCTCTGTTCTCGTCACTAATACCTTCCAGTTCTGATGACATGATTGCACCAAAACTGCAGCTCAGTCATTTGCTTCACACCATGCAGGGTCTTGTCAGCAGTTTCTGGGTTTTAATATTAAAAGGCATTTCTGAAGAGTAGGTCACAAGATagtaagagagagtgagagcaagAGCGTAAAACAGATGGAACAGAAATTGATGTGTGCagaaaaaaggggaaaataaaGTGAGTGTAAGATAGACAAATGGAGAAACTGCGAGTTAAAGAAATGCCATAGGTTCTaaacaattaaaataaaataggATACTGAAACTACTCAATAAGTGTGGCGGCATTTATGGGGAGAGAAATTAACTTTTTGGGGCCATCAATACaaaacattaattttgtttcCCCCTCTACAGATACTGAGATGCTACTGTAATACATATATATGTGCATGTGTGTCACTTTAAgtacgtgtgtgtgtgcacatccctcgttatttttttttaatttctggaTTTGCAGTTCTTTGCTTCTGAAATGTTTAATCACTGTGCTTCAGACAATTGCCCTATGTTTTATACATCTTTCCCTTTCTGTCCTTCTGTTAACTTTTGAGCTTGTGAGTAACAGATTTCCCCCCTCACTCCTCTTGAATGTCAGAAACCCTCTCCAACTGACTCCTTGCTGAGGTCAAACACAAAGACGCACTAATTGGGTAGCTCACTGCAGACCTCTCAGTATGTCCAGCAGGCAGTACCTAGATCAAGGACCTTTAAAAGGTCTTAGCTTTGAAGAACTATGTGACATAGCTGAATTAGCAATAAACCATAAGGACATAGCAGGATCAGAGAGCAAAAGTTAATACTTCATGATGATGCAAAACACGAACTACCAGAGGAACCcactaggtcaggcagcatctgtggagaggcaCAGAGAtgatcaacatttcaggttgtgaCCTTGCATCAGATTCTGCTTGACTCACTGACTTTCTACAGTTTGTTTCTTGCTGCAGATTCCATAATCTGAGATTTTCTTCTGCCTGTTTCAAGTCGATAGCCTTACAAAGTaacgacctgctgagtacttccagtgcatttcagatttccagcatctgcaatattttgcttttggCTTTCTGAATTAATTCTAATTCAAATCAACAGTTCATTTTCCAAGCCAGTGGAGTTTTCCCTTTGGGTCTCATTCTTTCAAGTGAATTTTAGGTGACATAAAAATCTTTCTGGAGTTGCAGCACTTGATAATCGATTCAAGAATAGAAATTTCCCGCAACTTCAGGAAGGCAATTTAAACAACAGAAGAAAAATCTTGTTCTGTAAGATTATCTTTGACCTCAGTGGGGAGGCGATCAAACAATATATCCTCAACAATAAGATTGGTCTTTTTCAGTAATGCACAGTGGCCGATCTCAGGTGGAATTTTTTCCAAGTGATTACCTTTCAGCTCCAGGTGAGTGAGTTGTGTCAACTGTCCAATTTCAGGGGGAATACAGTTGATCGAATTTTGACCAAGTTGTAAAGTCTTTAGTTTTAGGCACTGGAAGAGGTGAACAGACAGCGTCTCAACCTTGTTTTTGGTGATGGAGAAATGCTGCAGGTTCTGGAGTAACTGAATGTCTTGGGGAATAGTTGTAAGCAGATTGTGGCTGAGATCCAGCTGCCTTAACTTTCTGAGGGTGAACAGAGCACTGGGCAAAGACTCCAGTTTGTTGTTGTTTAAGAAAAGTTGctcaaggtttttgatgagaCCAATGGTTGTAGGAATGGAGACGATAGAGTTGTGCCAAAGTCTGAGGCATGAAAGCCTTTTGAGGTACTGGAAACTAACAATCTCCTCAATGGTTTGGATATTATTGAATTTCAGGTCTAGTTTCTGAAGGTTAGGAAGGCTGAATACTGCATGTGGGATTCTCTCAAGCTCACAATTCTGCAGCTCAAGCTCAGACAGAGTGGCTAACTTCTTCAAATTATTAAAGACCAGTAACTTTGTGCCATCATTCTGAATAACCAATTTAGATAAGTGAGTAGCAAGTTCCATGACATTGGAGGGGATTTTGGAGAGGTTGCTCTTCAGGATAAGTATTTTGAGGTGCCTCAGTTCCTTTAGGGACTCCAGCCCAATGGCCTTGTTGGTTTCAGAATTCAGATTGCCAGAAAGGTGCAGTTCCCCCAGGTTTTTGAGTGAGTATACCCACAAAGGGATCTCACAAATATCAGTGAATTTGACGTGCAAGATGTGAAGGTGATCTCTGAGGAAATTGAAGGCAATTTGATCAACTTTTGCAGGGCAATGGTAAAGATAGAGCTCCTTCAGAGCTGCCATCTGAGATATTTTAGCAGGCAGTTTCACATCAGGAACCAGCTCCAGCTTCAGAACCTCCAGATCACTCATGTCAAAGACAGCTTTTGGAATTCCAGACAACATGAAGAGTTGCAGTTCGAGCTTCCCTTGGCTATTTTTGGACACATGCTGCCTCAGCTTCTCGTAAGTCCACTCATGGTTAAGGTTCATCTCCAGTAGTTTGCTCTCACAGCCTTCAGACAGAAAAATGGCAAACCTCTTGGAATAGAGTTGGTCATATTGGTCTACCATGTGCAACAAAAAAGCAAAATCGTTCTTAACATCAGGAATATCACTGAAATTACTCTCCTCACGCACCTTCTCAAAGGAATATTCTTTCAAAGAGCCTCGGAACAGCCAGAACAATGTGTAGAGACACACCAATCCATAGAGTGCGATCAAAATGATATAGGTGATAAGGAGCTTCTGCAGCATGTAGGCCATACTGTGAGTGCAGAAGAAAACAGAATAGCCTGTGACGTTTTTGATCTTGGGCTTGCAGATGTGTTCAAACGTGATCGAGTTGACAAAGGTAAATGTGTAGATTAGAATGATCATAAATTTTAAAGCCTTGACAACTGTCTGACCAACATAGAATTTGTAGATGAGGTCTCCGTCCTCAGTGTGGGCCCGGAACTTGCGGACCTTCTCAAAGAGAGCCTTAGCCTGTTCACCGTCCTGCTTATCCAGGATATTCATTGAGGCCGACCCAGTGACAGGAGGCTCAAAGGTCACTTCGGGGCAGGAAGTGAATGAGGAACAAGTGTCAGAGTTCTCACTGCGCTCCGGTGTCATTGAGTGGAACATTTTAGTCCGATGTTGGCTATTTTCAGAGTCTTCATTGGCCGTTTCAGAAACTGCTTTGGTGGTCCAAGGTGATTCAAAGCACTTGCCCAGAATGGCGACAAAATGTTCCACCTTGGAGGAGGTTTTTGGGAATTTGAACCAGAAATTGCCACTGATCATCATAATAATGGAATGGACAAGGGCTACATAAGGAAAGTACTTGGAGTACCATGGCAAGGCCTTCTGGTAGCAGACTTGACTGATGTAAACatactgctggaaatccaagtttgTTTTATGGCCTCCTTTTGATTTCTTAGTTGTTGATGGTAAGGATCCTGGGGAACTGAGATCATTGGGATCATTCTTGTTCACATTCTGTATCTTCTTTGTATTGGAATCCACCACGTGAGAATTATTTATGTAACATCTTGGTGTGGTGTTCAGACTTTGCACATTGTTACAAGGTAAACATGCAACTTTATCATTAGAAATGAGCAAGGTGGCTGACAAGAGGGACACCATCATCATAATCACTACAAAATAGTCCATCAGAACGTCCCACCAGGGTTTGAGAAGTCGATGAGTGGACTGACTCTCCGAGAGAGTAGCAAGCTCCGTCAGAGTGATCATGTCTGCAAAAGACAAGTGGGAACATTAAAAAACCAAGAATCTTTCCCCCCCACCAAAACTCTCCACACCACCATCTAAATCCATTGTATTCACCAATGAGGGTGCAATTAAGCCCAAGAAGGATCACACCTTCTGCTATCATGTAATGCAGGTCACTCAGCACCCAGAAACAGACCTCACCACTGCAGCTTTCCACACCTCCTAGGCCAAAGCAGATCACAATTGTTAGGCCACAAAACCACACCCCTGCCTTGCACTGGCTGATGACAGAACATtatatagagtgggtgtggagcaAGGCTTAAGGCTGGGTAGTGCAGGAGGAGGAAGGTGAGACCGTGCTTTAGTGTGGAGGTACATTTCTAGGTCTTGGGATAGTTGCAACTGGGGAAAGGTCCCTAGGGAACTATACTCTCAGGGTAGAAGGGCTTTGCTGGAGAAGTATTCTTTCCTCTGAGTTATATGTTTATTGAATTGACTCTTCCTGCAGCAAAGAGGAGTTTGACACAATATGAATCATAACATTAAGATAGGTTTAGGGAGGTAGTACCTTTAGCTAATAGTGCAAGGATGGTGTGGGGGGGGAAGCGGGAACAGATTCAAGGCCTTAAGCTTCAGAGCGGATGCAAGGAAGAACTGCACCATGGAGTGAGcaacagtgcccaagaagaagtGGATGATCACTGAACTTATGGGACGACAAGGCCAGAGAAGAACAATGGGGCCAAGAGTACTGTTCTTTGAAGCATCATGACCACAGTGGACAAAATAGACTGTGTTGTATTCATGGTCCCAGAGTACACAATGCAATGAATGAAAGTGTCCATCTTACAACAACATAGTCCAAAGTCATGGAACGTTACTATAGAAATAGATTATTGGATGGGTTCAAGTCTATAATGAGGAGATTTGGCCACAAAATAAACTCATTTgtttagttaaaaaaaaattttaaaaaataaaaacacaaaatgctggcagaactcagcaggccagacagcatctatgggaggaggtagtgacgatgtttcaggcCTGATGAagcgttttggcccgaaatgtcgtcactacctcctcccatagatgctgtctggcctgctgagttctgccagcattttgtgtttttatttatttccagcatctgcagatttactcatgTTTCATTTGTTTAGTGGCAGTTTTGGCAGTGTTAATGCCTCTGGGCTGGTCCCCTGGAGACTATCTATGGGGACCAGCTCACTATGATCCTGCTGAGGTCAGATGGACCCACCTGAGAGGGTGGGGTCTCTGGGACTGCAGGTGCCCATAAGAATATTTACTTCAGTGTTTAGCTCATATAATTTATTAGACTTCCTGAGTTTGTTTTTATTCCAAATTGATCAAATATCACCAAAGAATATTGGATAAAGTGAAGAATAAGCAGACAGAAACTCACATGAAATTTCGAGTGGGCTTTCTGCTGGAGTACCAAACTGATGGAAGTTTCCAGATTAAAGCTCCAGTCCAGTAGCAAGCCCAGCTATTATCAAGTATTCATACACATACCTGCAGATGAAAGAGCTGTAACAAATATTATAAAGGTTAATGACCAGTAACAAACTCATCTCATTGCCTCCAAAGTCAAACCAACTAGAGTTgcagcagacagagcaaagattcAGCAAGGATTTATGATGGGCAGGAGCAGGAACCACGTATTATTGGAAGTATT
Proteins encoded:
- the LOC140740177 gene encoding volume-regulated anion channel subunit LRRC8D-like: MITLTELATLSESQSTHRLLKPWWDVLMDYFVVIMMMVSLLSATLLISNDKVACLPCNNVQSLNTTPRCYINNSHVVDSNTKKIQNVNKNDPNDLSSPGSLPSTTKKSKGGHKTNLDFQQYVYISQVCYQKALPWYSKYFPYVALVHSIIMMISGNFWFKFPKTSSKVEHFVAILGKCFESPWTTKAVSETANEDSENSQHRTKMFHSMTPERSENSDTCSSFTSCPEVTFEPPVTGSASMNILDKQDGEQAKALFEKVRKFRAHTEDGDLIYKFYVGQTVVKALKFMIILIYTFTFVNSITFEHICKPKIKNVTGYSVFFCTHSMAYMLQKLLITYIILIALYGLVCLYTLFWLFRGSLKEYSFEKVREESNFSDIPDVKNDFAFLLHMVDQYDQLYSKRFAIFLSEGCESKLLEMNLNHEWTYEKLRQHVSKNSQGKLELQLFMLSGIPKAVFDMSDLEVLKLELVPDVKLPAKISQMAALKELYLYHCPAKVDQIAFNFLRDHLHILHVKFTDICEIPLWVYSLKNLGELHLSGNLNSETNKAIGLESLKELRHLKILILKSNLSKIPSNVMELATHLSKLVIQNDGTKLLVFNNLKKLATLSELELQNCELERIPHAVFSLPNLQKLDLKFNNIQTIEEIVSFQYLKRLSCLRLWHNSIVSIPTTIGLIKNLEQLFLNNNKLESLPSALFTLRKLRQLDLSHNLLTTIPQDIQLLQNLQHFSITKNKVETLSVHLFQCLKLKTLQLGQNSINCIPPEIGQLTQLTHLELKGNHLEKIPPEIGHCALLKKTNLIVEDILFDRLPTEVKDNLTEQDFSSVV